In the Rahnella sikkimica genome, GGTATTATGGGGATCATCACACCGTACGGTACTGGCCCGAGTCCGATTTACTACGGAAGTGGTTATCTGCCAACGAAAGATTACTGGCGTCTGGGCACCATCTTCGGTGCAATCTTCCTGGTCGCATTACTGGTTATCGGCTACCCGTGGATGGTGATGATGTTCTGAGGGTGTGTATAAAATCACCCACAAAGCATTAACAGAGCATTTACTGAAATAAAACAGTTAAACCACGTTGCCAGCCTGTGTATTTGGCTGGCAACATACGGAACGAATAGAAACGTCGCCGTGATTTTCCCGTACTCTTCCTGAAAATCGTTGTACCCGTGGCGGCCATAACGGATTAAGTGAGAAAACAATGTCGAACAAACCTTTCTACTATCAGAATCCCTTCCCCGTTTCCAAAGATGAAACCGAATACTATTTGCTGACCAAAGATCACGTCTCTGTCAGCCAGTTTGACGGTGAAGACGTTTTAAAAGTCGCGCCGCAAGCGCTTACCCTGCTGGCTCAGCACGCATTCCACGATGCTTCTTTCATGCTGCGCCCTGCACATCAGCAACAAGTTGCCGCGATCCTGGATGACCCGGAAGCCAGCGAGAACGACAAATACGTTGCATTGCAGTTCCTGAGAAACTCAGAGATCGCCGCGAAAGGCATTCTGCCAACCTGCCAGGATACCGGCACCGCGATCATCATGGGCAAAAAAGGCCAGCACGTCTGGACCGGCGGCAACGACGAAGCCAGCCTGTCTCAGGGCGTGTACAACACGTTCATCGAAGATAACCTGCGCTATTCCCAAAATGCCGCGCTGGATATGTACAAAGAAGTGAACACCGGTACCAACCTGCCAGCACAAATCGACCTCTACAGCGTCGATGGCGACGAGTACAAATTCCTGTGCATCGCCAAAGGCGGCGGTTCTGCGAACAAAACCTATCTTTATCAGGAAACCAAAGCGCTGATCACCCCGGCGAAACTGAAAGGTTATCTGGTTGAGAAAATGCTCACGCTGGGTACAGCGGCTTGCCCTCCGTACCATATCGCGTTTGTGATTGGCGGCACTTCCGCAGAAGCCACCCTGAAAACGGTGAAACTGGCGTCCACGCATTACTACGATGGCCTGCCAACGGAAGGTAACGAGCACGGTCAGGCATTCCGCGATGTTCAGCTCGAACAGGAACTGCTGGTCGAAGCAAACAATCTGGGCCTCGGCGCACAGTTCGGTGGCAAATACTTTGCTCACGACATCCGCGTTGTCCGTCTGCCACGCCACGGCGCTTCCTGCCCGGTAGGCATGGGCGTGTCCTGCTCCGCTGACCGCAATATCCGCGCGAAAATCAACAAAGACGGCATCTGGATTGAGAAACTGGAAAACAATCCGGGCAAATACATTCCTGAATCACTGCGTCATGCAGGCGAAGGTGAAGCCGTTAAGGTTGACCTGAACCGTCCGATGAAAGAAATCCTCGCACAGCTTTCAGAATATCCGGTGTCTACCCGCCTTTCCCTGAGCGGTACGATTATCGTGGGCCGTGACATTGCGCACGCCAAACTGAAAGAGCGTCTTGATAACGGCGAAGGCTTGCCGCAGTACGTTAAAGATCACCCGATTTACTATGCAGGCCCGGCGAAAACGCCTGAAGGTTATGCCTCCGGTTCCCTCGGCCCGACCACCGCAGGCCGCATGGATTCCTACGTGGATCTTCTGCAATCGAACGGCGGCAGCATGATCATGCTGGCAAAAGGCAACCGCAGCCAGCAAGTGACGGATGCCTGTCACAAACATGGCGGCTTCTATCTGGGCAGCATCGGCGGCCCGGCAGCGGTTCTGGCTCAGCAAAGTATCAAGAGCCTCGAATGCGTGGAATATCCTGAGTTAGGGATGGAAGCAATCTGGAAAATTGAAGTAGAAAACTTCCCGGCGTTCATCCTGGTGGATGACAAAGGCAACGACTTCTTCCAGCAGATTCAGCAAAACCAATGTGCTAAATGCGTGAAGTAATCGCATTGCAGTAAAAACAAAAGGCCCGCCGTAAATGGCGGGCTTTTTTATCAGCTCAGGTCACTGCACTTCCCGCGTCAAGACATCATAAAAATCACGATCCCTTCCGTCACAATTCCGAGCGCTGTCCCGATGAGAATGGAAGATGACGCGGATTCCACGTAGGTATCGCTGCGCACCGCAAACATCCCGGCGGCAATCGCCGACGGCGTGGCACCGATAATCACCACCTGCTGCAACAGCGTGTGGCTCAGACCAAAGGCTATTCCGGCGGCGGCCATGATGGCGGGCTGGATTAAGTTTTTCATGCCGATATTGGTAAACGTATGGATATTCAGCGTCGGGCGTTCGCCGAAGAACAACAGCCCCAGCGCGAACAACGAAATCCCCCCCGCTGTTTTCCCCATCATTTCAACCGAAGACGACAGCAACTCCGGGATTTTGATCCCCGCCAGACTCATGATGACGCCGAGAACCGGGATCCACACAATCGGGTTACGCACCGCTTTAAACAGGTTGGTCAGGATCATTTTGCCCAGACTGCCCTGCCCGGCCAGTTCACTGTTTTCATCACCCATGCGGATCAGAACAATGGTCAGCGGGATCATCAGCACGCTGGTGATGAGGTTACCCACCAGCACCCCCAGAAAACCTTCCGGCCCGATAAGGACGGCCAGAACCGGCGCGCCGAAGTACGCCATATCCGGGAAGGCGCACACCAGTGACTGAATGGCGCTGGTTTTTATGTCGTGACGAAACAGAAAACGCGAGATGCACAATGTCAGAAGATAAGATCCCATCAGACCGATCACCAGCACAGCCATAAAGGATAAATTCTGTATTTTGGACGGATCGGTGTGCAATGCGCCGATAAAAAGATGTAATGGCAACGCAAAACGAATCACCACAGTCGCTAATACCGTTGCATCGTCACGTTTCATATAACCGAGTTTTCCGCTCAGCCAGCCTAAAACCATAACAAAAACTAAAGGAAATAAAGAGGATAAGAGTAACGTTGGCATAATCAGACCTTTTTCTTTTTTATAGTTAATTGAATGAAGAAAAATAAAACTGCGAGTCTTTATATTATTTTCGCTCAGTGGTAAGTGTGATAATGCTCACATCTGTTTACCTGCTGAGAATAACAATAATTACTTAACCAATAAAAACATATAAATCAATAGCTTATTAAAACACTGAATTATTTAACTTAAGTGCGCTGTTATTTTATTAGTTACACTGAATTATTCTGAAATATCCAACAACACACTGACGAATTTCATCACTAAGTAAGTATTTAAATGCTTTTGTAATTTGTGTAACCAGAACCTCCCCCTCTCGCGTGATATAAAAACCAGACAATAATAAAGACTATTTCCGGCTGCTGTGCGCTTTTTATTTTATTTAATTCACTCTGATTCGATTGTTCATAGGATTTTACTGCGAGGGATCCTTAGGCGAAGAAATAACGCCGAAGGAAATCACTGAGTACAAACTCTAAGGCTTAATGATGTTAAAAAAACGCCCACTCTACACGCATTACACCGGTTCGCTGTTACTCGAAAATCCGCTGCTGAACAAAGGTTCGGCCTTCAGCCGCGAAGAACGTCTGGCGCTTAATCTGAACGGATTGCTGCCAAACCAGGTGGAAACCATCAGCGAACAGACCGACCGCGCTTACACCCAATTCTCTGAATTCAAACGTGATATCTCCAAACATGTTTATCTGCGCAATATCCAGGACACCAACGAAACACTCTTCTATAACCTGGTGAATTCCCATCTGGAAGAAATGCTGCCGATCATCTACACCCCGACCGTTGGCGAAGCGTGCGAGCATTTCTCTGATATCTACCGCCGCGCCAGAGGGTTGTTTATCTCCTACCCGGACCGCGACAACATCGATGAAATGCTGCAAAACTTCTCCAAAAATGACATCCGGGTGATCGTCGTCACCGACGGCGAACGCATTCTGGGGCTGGGCGATCAGGGCATCGGCGGGATGGGTATTCCTATCGGTAAACTCTCGTTGTACACCTCCTGTGGAGGGATCAACCCGGCCAATACGTTACCAATCATGCTTGACGTCGGCACGAATAATGCGCAACGCCTTGATGACCCGCTGTATATGGGCTGGCGCCACCCGCGCATTACCGACGGTGAGTACAATGAATTCATGGATATGTTCATTCAGGCTGTGAAAACGCGCTGGCCGGACGTATTGCTTCAGTTCGAAGATTTCGCGCAAACCAACGCGATGCCCTTGCTGGAGCGTTATCGTGATGAGCTTTGCTGCTTCAATGATGATATTCAGGGCACCGCCGCTGTCACGCTGGGCTGCCTGATTGCCGCCAGCCATGCCGCCGGGACGCAACTGCGCGACCAGCGCGTAACCTTCCTTGGCGCGGGTTCTGCCGGCTGCGGTATCGCAGAAAAAATTGTTGCGCAGATGATTGCCGAAGGTGCAACGGAAGATGAAGCGCGCAGCCAGGTCTTTATGGTGGATCGCTTTGGCCTGCTGACGGATGACATGCCGAACGTGCTCGCTTTCCAGCGCAAGCTGGTCACGCGCAAAGCCAACATTGCCCACTGGAAAGTCGATGCCCAAAACATTTCGTTGCAGGATGTCGTACATAACTCCAAACCGACGATTCTGATTGGCGTTTCCGGGCAACCGGGGCTGTTCACCGAAGAAATCATCCGCGAAATGCACCACAACTGCCACCATCCGATCATCATGCCGCTGTCGAATCCGACGTCGCGCGCTGAAGCCCGCCCGCAGGACGTGATTGCGTGGACAGAAGGCGCCGCGCTGATGGCCACCGGCAGCCCGTTTGCACCGGTGCATTATCAGGATCACACTTACCCGATCCCGCAATGTAACAATGCCTATATTTTCCCCGGTTTAGGTCTGGGGATCCTGGCCGCCAAGGCGCGTCGCGTTACCGACGGAATGTTGCTGGCCGCCAGTCAGGCGCTGGCCAGCCTTTCTCCGCTGGCAACCACCGGCAAAGGTTCGCTGTTACCGGCTATCGCCGATATTCAGCATGTGTCGAAAGTGATTGCCGCTGAAGTCGCACGTGTGGCACAGCAGGAAGGTGTGGCACCGGAAATGTCGCAAGAGACGCTGCTAAACCGTCTCGATACTGAATTCTGGAAGCCCGAATACCGGTCTTACAAGCATTCATCGTTCTGATCGTTTGTCTGGCCGGCAGAGATGCCGGCCATTTTGATTCTGAAGTACATCCTTGTAATATGCGCTAAAGCCCGGCATTTTGCGGATTATCAAAACCGACGCGCCCGACAAACGGCAAACGCAGCGCCGGATTTTTGAAATCAACTCCCAGATTCAGCCCTAACACATTCACTTCAACACCTTCTTCAACGCCAAGCGTGACACCCAGAAGCCCCAGCACAGAAACCTGCACGCCACGCCCGGAAGGCGGTAAACCGATCGGATTTGTGATACCGCGATAATCTTTACCGATAGCGTTAGACGGCATATCGAGTTGCAAGTCCGGCACTTCACGGCCAATGTGCGCCATAAACGTGTTGCTGTTGGGGCCCGGCCACGCGTGATAGGTATGCGGATACGGATAACTTTTTATCGCCGCGATAATTTTGGGGATCATCTCTTCAGCCTGAGCCCCGCGATGGTCGACCAGTAATTTGGGCTTTGAGCCAAACCAGTAACCGTCAGGAATAGCATAATTGCGGCGAACAACGTTCGTGCTGCCCCAGCTGATGACGTCATAACGAGTAAACGCCGTTTCGCCTTCGCGTTTAAAAATAATCCACGGATGTACCGCCACCAGCCCGCGCCACCCATACGTCGGTGCGGCATATATCTGAACAATCGCGGTACTGCGCAGTTTGACCGGATCCGGCGCAATACCCGCAGAATCACGACGCGCCGTCGCCCAGTTCTGGCTGGCAGGCTCCGTTTTAGTGTGCGCCGCCCTGGCATAGCTGTAACCGAATGACAGCAACAAAACCCCTACAAAACAGAGAATTATCCATTTCACGGCCATTTTTTTTCACTCACTTTTGTCAGCCATTTCGAAAGAACAACAGTACGCATTCATTACAAGGCTGGCAACGTGAAAGTCTGGTGCGCATCACAAACTCTGTAGCAAAAGACGGTTGAAAAAAGAGTCATTTCATTATCTCAACTTGTCATGAGGAACTATCGTCCTGCATAAATTAGGGTGAATAACATAATAACTGCCGAGTTTATCTGTATTGCAGGAAGTGTAGGATGAAAACATTAATATGAAAGGAATGATAAAGGACATAACAAATCCTAAGCAGCATGAGGCTATACTAAATCCTAACCAAATATTTCCGATTACAGTAGCTTTTTTTAATTGTTTCATCCCTTTACGTAATAGTATTCTCAATGAAAAAAAGAACATCCATATGAATAAAGGAACCCCTCCGATAGATATAATCACTTTCCCATTATACTGTATGATATCTCCGCGCAAAAACAACGAGCAAACACCAAATAAATCTACGTAAATGGAAATTACGTAAATAGTAACCACGCAGATAGCCATCATTAAAAATGCTGAAATTTTATAAAGCACCAGTTTTTGTAAATCATTATCTTTCATTTATCCCTCCAACGATGCGTAGCTATAGTCTTACATAAGTCAGGGTTAATGACATAATAATTGCTGAGTGTATCTGTATTGCAGGAGGTATAGGATGAAAACATAAACATGAAAGGAATGATAAAGGACATAACAAATCCTAAGCAGCAGGAGGCTATACTAATTCCTAACCAGGCATTTCCAATCCACGAGGTTTTTTTTAGAGGTTTTATTCCTTTATGCAAAAGTGTTCTCAATGAAAAGAAAAATACCCAAATCAAAAGAGGAACCCCTCCAATGCAAATAATTGTCTTGCCGTTATATTGTATAATATCCCCTAATGAGATTAATGAGTAAGTATCCTCTATATCCATAAAAACCGTGCAAAGATAAATTAATCCCACGCAAAAGGCGATCATGCAAATTGCAGAAAGCTTGAAAATAATGAACTGCCACAAATTGTCACTTACCATTTCAATATCCAAACTCGACAGGTGTATTTAAAAACAGCTTGGAGTTTTTAAAATTCCATTCGTTTACTTTCTGATACTCAGCAATGCCTAACCGAAGTTTTTCTTTTAAGTTTACAGACAGCCCGAGACTATCATCTAATTCATTCAGTCCTTTGTTTAAATAAATACCAACAACTATAACTAGAAATATTGAAACAACTACAGGAGCACCAATAACAGTCAAAATTCCGCCAGCAATTCCTAAAACAACTCCTGCTACAATGGTTTTTACCGCATCCACCGAAACATCAACAAGAAAATCGGCAAGGTGATAATCAGATTTGAAGATCAGTTCAAGTGCCCGCCAGGCTACGGAAGCAAAAATACAGAATTTCATCCCTTTGACAAGTGCTCCACCGATACCCCGGTAGCCGATGCCCATTTCCAGCATTTGCGGGTGATTAACCGCATAACGGGTGCCTTTGAGTATCTGGCGTAATCCGGCGCGCCCGGTTATTTTTATGTAAGACTTTCCCTTGAAGGTGTATTCGATCGCCCGGACGCCGAGCGATTTGAAATGAAACACCAGATCACCGGCTGAATTCTTATAGGTCATTAAATTACTGATATTCGCAGTGCCCTCCAGAATATCTTTAATGTTACCCGGTGCCAGTTTGTAGGAGAAAATTTTATCCGTGCCCCCCATCAGGGTATCGACAATCTCTTGTGCCTCCTCCATCGTCAGCAACATGATATGGCGAGTTTCGGTAATAAATGTGCCGTTCGCGAAAGCCATATCGCGCTGCACAGGATTCATGCTGGGGAAAGAGTTAAACGAGTCCTCCCCCATCAATATTTTTTTGCCAGCATTGACCCGCCGCCAGTAAGCTGCATCCGTTAGTTCTGACATTTTATTTTCCTTTCTTAATAAACGCGTTCATTCCATAAACTGTAAGCACTGGTACCGGCTATGCAGTGTTCCCATGTGATGGTTTCATAGCTGAAACTGACTCTTTCCTGCGCTTCGCCTTCGCTCTCGAGAATGCAGTGCGGCACAATGAAATCGATACTCGTAATCCTGGCACCGGTTAATTTCACTTTGTAATAGCATTCGCCCATACCGACTTTATTGGTGCGGTACAGGTATAAATCACAGGTGAGGATTTCATTGTCTGTGATCGCTTTTCCCAACAGCGGGGAGGATTTGTCGATGGGCTTAAGAATAGTCATTTCGTGATGATTAACGTTCTGGTCACGGGTTAGTGAATGTTTCAGACTGTAGACCATGATATTATCAATATTTGCAATTTGCGCTTTATTGCCAATGGAATCCAGTGATGAACAGCCAGCAGAGATCAACCCCTGAGTTTGCCCGTTTAATGTCAGATATGTTAAGTTTGCCATATTCGTCCCTTATGCATTATTTGAATGAGTGATACTTTCCATTTAGAAAATTATGTCAACTTTAGCGATAACTTTCCCCCATTACTGTTTTAAATAATTAAAATAACTTAGAGAGCCTATTAATGAATTATATAAAAATATGCGGAGGATTTTGTTCCTAAAAAATTTAAAAAACAAGTTATTTGTCAGGCGGTTTTATATTAAGGGATATTATTATTCACGCAATCAATGTGAATTAAAAATATATATATACAGCTAAATGAAACAAGCAATAAAACCCAGCACACCTCACAGATATAGTTTTTTCCCTCAACAGTGAATAAATCAGGGTGCAGGTTATATTTCGTGACTCAGGCTCTGTTTTTTTTAGAAAAAACATCCCCAATTGAAAATCGGACTCCAGCCCATTGTTGATGGCGCGATGCTGTCTCATACTTCAACTAACGTTTTAAAGATCTGCAGGTTTTCTGAAAACAACACATTGACGTTAACGCATTGAATATAAAAAGGATGAATATGACTGACTCTAAGAAAGCATTGATCATCGGCGCTTCACGTGGCATTGGTTTGGGTGTGGTGGATGTCCTGGCAAAACGCGGCTGGCAGGTGACGGCGACAACGCGGGCTGCCGTTCCGGCAAAAAGCCCCGCTTCAGTTGACTGGGTAAAACTGGATATAAATAAATCCGAAGCCAGGGAAGCCGTTAAAGATGCGCTTTCCGAAAGCCGCTTTGATCTGATTTTTGTGAATGCAGGCGTGTTTGGCCCCGGCCATCAGGACATTAATCAGGCCACCGACGAAGAGATTATTCAGCTGTTTCTGACCAACGCCATTTCTCCTGTCCGCACTGCGGCTGAATTTCTTCCCCTGCTGAAACACCGCACCGGCGTGCTGGCGCTAATGACCTCAGAACTGTCGAGCCTCAATGAAAACGAAGTCGCCACCTATCCGCTGTATTCCGCCAGTAAAGCCGCACTGAATATGCTGACGCGCGGTTTGCAGGAAGCCACTGAAAAGCAGGAACTGACGCTGTTATCCGTTCATCCGGGTTGGGTGAAAACCGATATGGGCGGCGAAGATGCCACGCTGACCGTAGAAGAAAGCGCCACCGGGATTGTCGATCAGTTCGACGCTTACCGTAGCAAAGGCGGTCACCACTTTGTGGAATATTCCGGCCGGAAACTTCGCTGGTAAATTTGCGGTTCACCGCACGCTGACGGCCTCATGTGAGGCCGTTTTTATTTCTGAAATACAGATGACCCCCCTTGCGCACGAACTCCATTCCTTCTTCACAATGTGAACGCAAAATGGCATTTAATGACGGTTTGCTGAACTTTTTGTGATGCTTCCCTTTTGTGGTAAAACTAGACCGGTCGGTTGGTTGTTAATAATTTGTAGACACAATAATTGCCGGGCTAACTTATCCCAAAATAAGACTCAGACGCGGCGCATAAACTTGCTTCCTTCAGGGATTTGTCATGCCTTCATCCTCAGTGGATTCGGATTCGCTGTTACAACATCGTTCGTTCGTCGCGTTCTGGATAGCCCGTGCGGCGTCCAGTTTTGGTTTCCAGATGCTTTCTATTGTGGTGAGCTGGCAAATCTATTCGATCACCGGACGGGCGTTTGATCTCGGGTTGATCGGGCTGGTGCAGTTTTTCCCCTCGGTTGCGCTGGCGCTGGTCGCCGGGCACGTGGCCGACCAGTTTGATCGTCGCCGCGTTGTGTTACTCGGGCAGATGGTCGAGTGGCTGGCGATTGCTGCGCTGGCCTGGTTGTCGCTCACGCATCACGTCAATGAAGTGATCATACTCGGGCTGATTTTCATCATCTCGACCGCGAAAGCCATGGAAGCGCCGTCGTTGCAGTCAATGCTCCCGGCGCTGGTTCCGCCGCATTTACTGGCGCGCGCGATGGCGGCAAACAGCGTATCCGGCCAGGCGGCGGCGATGGTCGGCCCGGCGCTGGGCGGTTTTCTGTATGTCGCCGGGGCGGGCGTGGCGTATTCGGTCTGCGCCGTGCTGTATCTGCTGTCAATCGTGATGGTCAGCCGGTTACGTTATGAACAGGCGCCACCGCGCCGTGTTCCGGCTACGTTCAAAACGCTGTTTGCCGGTATCAGTTTCATCCGCAACCGGCCGGACGTTCTGGGCGTCATTTCACTGGATTTATTTGCTGTACTGCTTGGCGGCGCGACGGCGTTGTTGCCGATTTTTGCCCACGATATTCTGCACACCGGCCCGTGGGGTTTGGGATTACTACGCGGCGCGCCAGCGGTCGGCGGCTTAATCGTCGGGTTCTGGCTGAGCCATCGTGCGCTGAAACGTAACGTCGGGATGACCATGTTTACGGCAGTAGCCGGTTTCGGCGTCGCGACACTCGTTTTCGCGTTCTCGACCTCGTTATGGCTTTCGATGCTGGCACTGTTTGCGCTCGGCGGTTTCGACATGATCAGCATGGTCATTCGTGGCGCGCTGGTTCAGCTGGATACGCCCGACGATATGCGCGGCCGCGTCAGCGCCGTAAACTCAATCTTCATCAACACCTCCAATCAGCTCGGTGAATTTGAATCTGGCCTGATGGCCGCCTGGGTCGGCGCAGTGCCTGCCGCAGCGATTGGCGGCGTCGGCACGCTGATTGTGGTCGGCTTATGGATGATCGGGTTCCCGGCTTTGCGTAAACGCCAGAAACTTGAAAATGATGTGGTGACACCGTAACGTTTAACGGGGATATTTGACACTGGAACAATTCGAAAATCCCTAATATAATCAGCCCATTCATTCACCAACTGAATACATAAGGAGGATTGCCATGCTGACACGTGAAGTTTTTTTAATTTCACTCGTCCTTAGCGATCGTCACTGCTCAAGCGTTACCGGTATCGTGCTGCGATAACCTGCTTGAGCGAAGCTAACTGACAATCTGAGAACTTCCCTCCGGCTTACCGGTTATCGTCGGCTTTATTGACGAAAGGCATTTGTTTGCCTGTAAAACTTGAGTAAGCGCCATGACATTATTATCTGCACAATCCTTATCCTTCGATAATTCCTTCGGTCCTTTGCTGACGGAGATTTCTTTTGGCCTGAAAAAAGGCGACCGCATCGGGCTTATCGGCCATAACGGCTGCGGGAAAAGTACCCTTCTGAAAATCCTGAACGGCGAACTGGCGGCCACGTCCGGCACGCTGACGCTGGCGAATCAGTGCATTATGGCGACGGTGGAACAGCATCTTCCGGCGGCATTGCAGGATGCAACGCTGATTGACGCGGTGCAAAATCATTTGCCCGGCAGCCTTCATCAGCCGGAACGCTGGCAGGCCGAAGTCTTGCTCGCCTCACTTGGCTTTGAAGAAAAAACCTGGAGTCTGGTCGCCGGAACGCTCAGCGGCGGGCAACATACGCGGCTGATGCTGGCGCGGGCGTTGATCCGGCAACCGGATTTACTGCTGCTGGATGAGCCGAGTAACCATCTGGATCTGCCGACTTTGCTGTGGCTCGAGCAGTTCCTGCAAAACTGGGGCGGCAGTTTTGTACTGGTTTCCCACGACCGCAGCCTGCTGGACAATGTCACCAACTGCACCTGGATCCTGCGCGACAAAACGCTGCAATTCATCCGTCTCCCCTGCTCTTCGGCCCGTCAGGCGCTGGCCGAAAAAGATGCGGCGGACGCGTTGCGCAGAAGAGCCGAACAAAAGGAGATTGACCGGGTCACCCTGAGTGCTAAACGGCTGGCGGTCTGGGGCAGCGTATATGACAACGAAGGTCTGGCCCGCAAGGCCAAGCAAATGGAAAAGCAGATCGACCGGATGAAGGAAGATCAAACCGACGTGACAGCGGGCAATCAGTGGCAACTGCGGCTGCGCGGTGAAGCCCTACCGGCGGATCGCGTGCTGGCGCTTTCTGCCTTACAGATCCGGCCTGCACCTGACGCGCCGGTCTTGTTTGAACTGGGCGAACTGCGGGTGAAAAGCGGCGACCGTATCGCGCTGGTCGGCCGCAACGGCTGCGGTAAATCATCGCTGCTGCATCATTTGTGGCAGGCTTTCAGTCAGCCGGAAACCGTTGCTGAGGGCGTGATTTTTCATCCCAAAGTTCGCGCAGGGTATTACGACCAAAGTCTGCGGCAGTTGCGGGATGAGGATTCGCTGTCTGATGCGCTGGCACACTTTGCGCCGCTGACCGAAGAACAGCGGAAAATGGCGCTGACCGAAGAACAGCGGAAAATGGCGCTGATCGGTGCCGGTTTTCCGTATCTTCGCCATCAGCAAAAAGTCAGTACGCTGAGCGGCGGCGAGCGTTCAAGGCTGCTGTTTATCGCGCTGACGCTGGCGAATTACTCACTGTTACTGCTCGATGAGCCGACCAACCATCTGGATATAGAAGGCAAAGAGGAGCTGGCGGAAACGCTGAAAACCTTCAGCGGCGCTGTCTTGCTGGTTTCTCACGACCGGACGCTCATCGGGCAAAGTTGTAATCGCTTCTGGCTTATTCATCAGCAACAGCTTGAGGAATGGCACAGTCTTGCGCCGGTCTACGCGATTCTGGCCCAGACGCCAGTACCCGATTCCCCGGCAGCAGTAAAACCACAGACGGCGACCTCTGCGGTTCCCGAAACCGAAGAAGAACACTGGCTGGCGACGCTGCTGGAGCTGGAAAGTAAACTGGAAGAAGATCTGGCGCGAAAACCCAGACATCAGAAACCAGAACTGCAACGCCAGTGGCAGCAGCAAATCACTGAACTCAGTGCCTTGCTGGATTTGACGTAGTACGTCTGAAAAACCCTTCGAGGCCGCAGAAATGCGGCCTTTTATCATGCCCGCCTGTCGCTTTCACCCGCGTCGAGTATGCTTAAAAAGCAGAAACATTTTTCCGGGGAACACAGCATGAAAACCCGTATTAAAAAACTAAAAAATCGGTATCCGTTACACATCCAGATCACAGCCCTTTTTACGTTTTTAATTGTTTCGATCGGCTGCATTATTATTCTGTTCAGCCACACTCAGCTGACAAAACTGACCGAAGTCAGCACGCATCAGCAGTATCAGAAAACGGGTGAAGCCATCGCCAGTGAGCTGAATTCCGTGACACGTAATATGGCGACGTCGGTAGATATTCTGACAAAAATGCCCATCACCGCAGCGCTAACTGAAACAGAACGCATGGCGCGGGTGAGCACTTTCATTATGGTATTACAGCAGAATAATTATGCCAGTTCGGTCTACTGCGCTTATTCCAACGGCGATTTCTTTATTCTCCGGCGCTTAACCAGTCAGAATCGCGCGTTATTTAATGCCCCGACCAGCGCGCAATGGCTTGCACAAAACTACCGGTTTGATTTAACGACACCTGAGAAAAAAGAGTTCTTTTTAGATAATCAGCAAAACGTGATTTCTTCGGGCACTGTGCCTTACGACAATTACGATCCGCGTGGCAGAA is a window encoding:
- the fumA gene encoding class I fumarate hydratase FumA translates to MSNKPFYYQNPFPVSKDETEYYLLTKDHVSVSQFDGEDVLKVAPQALTLLAQHAFHDASFMLRPAHQQQVAAILDDPEASENDKYVALQFLRNSEIAAKGILPTCQDTGTAIIMGKKGQHVWTGGNDEASLSQGVYNTFIEDNLRYSQNAALDMYKEVNTGTNLPAQIDLYSVDGDEYKFLCIAKGGGSANKTYLYQETKALITPAKLKGYLVEKMLTLGTAACPPYHIAFVIGGTSAEATLKTVKLASTHYYDGLPTEGNEHGQAFRDVQLEQELLVEANNLGLGAQFGGKYFAHDIRVVRLPRHGASCPVGMGVSCSADRNIRAKINKDGIWIEKLENNPGKYIPESLRHAGEGEAVKVDLNRPMKEILAQLSEYPVSTRLSLSGTIIVGRDIAHAKLKERLDNGEGLPQYVKDHPIYYAGPAKTPEGYASGSLGPTTAGRMDSYVDLLQSNGGSMIMLAKGNRSQQVTDACHKHGGFYLGSIGGPAAVLAQQSIKSLECVEYPELGMEAIWKIEVENFPAFILVDDKGNDFFQQIQQNQCAKCVK
- a CDS encoding AEC family transporter encodes the protein MPTLLLSSLFPLVFVMVLGWLSGKLGYMKRDDATVLATVVIRFALPLHLFIGALHTDPSKIQNLSFMAVLVIGLMGSYLLTLCISRFLFRHDIKTSAIQSLVCAFPDMAYFGAPVLAVLIGPEGFLGVLVGNLITSVLMIPLTIVLIRMGDENSELAGQGSLGKMILTNLFKAVRNPIVWIPVLGVIMSLAGIKIPELLSSSVEMMGKTAGGISLFALGLLFFGERPTLNIHTFTNIGMKNLIQPAIMAAAGIAFGLSHTLLQQVVIIGATPSAIAAGMFAVRSDTYVESASSSILIGTALGIVTEGIVIFMMS
- a CDS encoding NAD-dependent malic enzyme; this encodes MLKKRPLYTHYTGSLLLENPLLNKGSAFSREERLALNLNGLLPNQVETISEQTDRAYTQFSEFKRDISKHVYLRNIQDTNETLFYNLVNSHLEEMLPIIYTPTVGEACEHFSDIYRRARGLFISYPDRDNIDEMLQNFSKNDIRVIVVTDGERILGLGDQGIGGMGIPIGKLSLYTSCGGINPANTLPIMLDVGTNNAQRLDDPLYMGWRHPRITDGEYNEFMDMFIQAVKTRWPDVLLQFEDFAQTNAMPLLERYRDELCCFNDDIQGTAAVTLGCLIAASHAAGTQLRDQRVTFLGAGSAGCGIAEKIVAQMIAEGATEDEARSQVFMVDRFGLLTDDMPNVLAFQRKLVTRKANIAHWKVDAQNISLQDVVHNSKPTILIGVSGQPGLFTEEIIREMHHNCHHPIIMPLSNPTSRAEARPQDVIAWTEGAALMATGSPFAPVHYQDHTYPIPQCNNAYIFPGLGLGILAAKARRVTDGMLLAASQALASLSPLATTGKGSLLPAIADIQHVSKVIAAEVARVAQQEGVAPEMSQETLLNRLDTEFWKPEYRSYKHSSF
- a CDS encoding DUF3750 domain-containing protein, with amino-acid sequence MAVKWIILCFVGVLLLSFGYSYARAAHTKTEPASQNWATARRDSAGIAPDPVKLRSTAIVQIYAAPTYGWRGLVAVHPWIIFKREGETAFTRYDVISWGSTNVVRRNYAIPDGYWFGSKPKLLVDHRGAQAEEMIPKIIAAIKSYPYPHTYHAWPGPNSNTFMAHIGREVPDLQLDMPSNAIGKDYRGITNPIGLPPSGRGVQVSVLGLLGVTLGVEEGVEVNVLGLNLGVDFKNPALRLPFVGRVGFDNPQNAGL
- a CDS encoding DUF1240 domain-containing protein, whose protein sequence is MKDNDLQKLVLYKISAFLMMAICVVTIYVISIYVDLFGVCSLFLRGDIIQYNGKVIISIGGVPLFIWMFFFSLRILLRKGMKQLKKATVIGNIWLGFSIASCCLGFVMSFIIPFILMFSSYTSCNTDKLGSYYVIHPNLCRTIVPHDKLR